In Bradyrhizobium sp. CCBAU 051011, the following are encoded in one genomic region:
- a CDS encoding ABC transporter permease gives MFAYIARRIVYVIPIVISVALVCFLLVHITPGDPLVAVLPADASQELAAQMRTAYGFDRPLPVQFGLWIWRALHGDLGSSIATGRPVLTEVLRAVGNTVTLAIAAAMIGFTLGLLFGLIAGYFRDTWVDKVATSVAIAGVSVPHYWLGMVMVIIFSVQLNWLPAVGAGPGGSGSWGWDWEHMKYLILPAITTSVIPMGIVTRTVRALTGDILSQDFVEALRAKGLRELDVFKHVIKNAAPTALAVMGLQLGYMLGGSILIETVFSWPGSGLLLNSAIFQRDLPLLQGTILVLALFFVALNLLVDIAQAAIDPRIKRG, from the coding sequence GTGTTCGCTTATATCGCCCGGCGTATCGTCTACGTCATTCCGATCGTTATCAGCGTCGCGCTGGTGTGTTTCCTGCTCGTGCATATCACGCCCGGCGACCCGCTGGTCGCGGTGCTGCCGGCGGATGCCTCGCAGGAACTCGCCGCGCAAATGCGAACGGCTTACGGCTTCGACCGGCCGCTGCCGGTGCAGTTCGGGCTGTGGATCTGGCGCGCACTCCACGGCGATCTCGGCAGCTCGATCGCCACCGGTCGCCCGGTGCTGACGGAAGTGTTGCGCGCGGTCGGCAATACCGTGACGCTTGCAATTGCCGCAGCGATGATCGGCTTCACGCTCGGGCTGTTGTTCGGCCTGATCGCCGGCTATTTCCGCGACACATGGGTCGACAAGGTCGCGACCTCGGTTGCGATTGCCGGAGTTTCGGTGCCGCATTACTGGCTCGGCATGGTGATGGTCATCATCTTCTCGGTGCAGCTCAACTGGCTGCCCGCGGTCGGCGCCGGTCCCGGCGGTTCCGGTTCGTGGGGCTGGGATTGGGAGCATATGAAATATCTCATCCTGCCGGCGATCACGACCTCGGTGATCCCGATGGGTATCGTCACCCGCACCGTGCGCGCGCTCACCGGCGATATCCTTTCGCAGGATTTCGTCGAGGCCCTGCGCGCCAAGGGCCTCCGCGAACTCGACGTGTTCAAGCACGTCATCAAGAACGCCGCACCGACGGCGCTTGCGGTGATGGGCCTGCAGCTCGGCTACATGCTCGGCGGCTCGATCCTGATCGAGACCGTGTTCTCCTGGCCCGGCTCGGGCTTGCTGCTCAATTCGGCGATCTTCCAGCGCGACCTGCCGCTGCTGCAGGGCACCATCCTGGTGCTGGCGCTGTTCTTCGTCGCCCTTAACCTCCTGGTCGATATCGCGCAGGCC
- a CDS encoding ABC transporter substrate-binding protein: protein MRTRYSMLLAAAAIALGFPLGLPTISAQAETVVRYGISMADIPLTTGQPDRGAGAYQFSAYTIYDPLVAWEMDVSDRPGKLVPGLATEWKVDDSDKKKWRFTLRKGVKFHDGSEFNADAVIWNLDKVLNDKAPQFDKRQSAQVKTRLPSVASYAKVDDDTIEITTKTVDSFFPYQMLWFLVSSPAQYEKLGKDWDKFASQPSGTGPFKLTKLVPRELAELTKNADYWDRKRLPKADKIVLIPMPEALTRTNALLAGQVDLIETPAPDAVPQLKSAGMKIVDNVTPHVWNYHLSVLPGSPWTDIRLRKALNLAIDRDAVVGLMNGLAKPAKGQVDPSSPWFGKPSFDLKYDVAAARKLVQEAGYSKEKPLKTTFIIAQGGTGQMLSLPMNEFLQQSFKEIGIEIDFKVVELETLYTAWRKGAADEMNANITSNNIAYVTSDPLYAIVRFFHSGQIAPVGVNWGGYKSPKVDALIDEAKQTFDVAKQDELLAQAHAAIVDDATLVWVVHDTNPHALSPKVKKFVQAQHWFQDLTQIGLE from the coding sequence ATGCGCACCCGATATTCGATGCTTCTTGCTGCCGCGGCAATAGCCCTCGGATTCCCTCTTGGCTTGCCCACGATTTCGGCGCAGGCGGAGACCGTTGTGCGCTACGGCATTTCGATGGCGGACATTCCGCTGACCACCGGCCAGCCCGACCGCGGCGCCGGCGCCTACCAGTTTTCGGCCTATACGATCTACGATCCGCTGGTCGCCTGGGAGATGGACGTGTCGGACCGGCCGGGCAAGCTGGTGCCGGGGCTGGCAACCGAATGGAAGGTCGACGATTCAGACAAGAAGAAGTGGCGCTTTACCCTGCGCAAGGGCGTCAAATTTCACGACGGCAGCGAGTTCAATGCCGACGCGGTGATCTGGAATCTGGACAAGGTGCTCAACGACAAGGCACCGCAGTTCGACAAGCGACAGAGCGCGCAGGTGAAGACCCGCCTGCCCTCGGTCGCCAGCTACGCCAAGGTCGACGACGACACGATCGAGATCACGACCAAGACCGTCGACTCCTTCTTCCCATACCAGATGCTCTGGTTCCTGGTCTCGAGCCCCGCGCAATATGAAAAGCTCGGCAAGGACTGGGACAAATTTGCCAGTCAGCCCTCGGGCACCGGGCCGTTCAAGCTCACAAAACTCGTCCCGCGTGAGCTCGCGGAGCTGACCAAGAACGCCGACTATTGGGACAGGAAGCGTCTTCCGAAGGCCGACAAGATCGTGCTGATCCCGATGCCGGAGGCGCTGACGCGCACCAATGCGCTGTTGGCCGGCCAGGTCGATCTGATCGAAACGCCGGCGCCCGATGCAGTGCCGCAGCTCAAATCCGCCGGCATGAAGATCGTCGACAACGTCACGCCGCATGTCTGGAATTATCATCTGAGCGTACTGCCCGGCTCGCCCTGGACCGACATTCGCCTCCGCAAGGCGCTCAACCTCGCGATCGATCGCGATGCGGTGGTTGGCCTCATGAACGGATTGGCAAAGCCCGCCAAGGGCCAAGTCGACCCGTCGAGCCCCTGGTTCGGCAAGCCGTCCTTTGACCTGAAGTACGATGTCGCGGCGGCGAGGAAACTGGTGCAAGAAGCGGGCTACTCGAAGGAGAAGCCGCTGAAGACGACTTTCATCATCGCGCAGGGCGGCACCGGGCAGATGCTGTCGTTGCCGATGAACGAATTCCTGCAGCAGAGCTTTAAGGAAATCGGCATCGAGATCGACTTCAAAGTGGTCGAGCTCGAAACACTGTACACGGCGTGGCGCAAGGGCGCGGCCGACGAGATGAATGCGAACATCACCTCCAACAACATCGCCTATGTCACCTCGGATCCGCTCTATGCCATCGTGCGCTTCTTCCACTCCGGGCAGATTGCGCCGGTCGGCGTCAACTGGGGCGGCTACAAGAGCCCGAAGGTCGACGCGCTGATCGACGAGGCCAAGCAGACGTTCGACGTCGCCAAGCAGGACGAACTGCTGGCGCAGGCGCATGCAGCGATCGTCGACGACGCCACGCTGGTCTGGGTGGTGCACGACACCAACCCGCACGCGCTGTCGCCGAAGGTGAAGAAGTTCGTGCAGGCGCAGCACTGGTTCCAGGATCTGACGCAGATCGGGCTGGAATAA
- a CDS encoding ABC transporter substrate-binding protein, which translates to MLHMRNETSKKTATAWLLATALVVGLPQLASAETVLRIGMTAADIPRTLGQPDQGFEGNRFTGLTMYDGLTMWDLSSASKASVMIPGLATEWKVDEADKKKWTFKLRPGVKFHDGSDFNADAVVWNVEKVLKQDAPHFDASQVGVTASRMPTLASARKIDDMTVELTTKEPDSFLPINLTNLFMASPAKWQAFYDKAEGADAKAKSQAAWAAFARDASGTGPWKMSKFTPRERLELVKNEGYWDKARVPKVDRMVLLPMPEANARTAALLSGQVDWVEAPAPDAVKEIKQRGFQLQANESPHVWPWQFSRIEGSPWNDIRVRKAANLCIDREGLKEGLLAGLMVPATGTFEPGHPWRGKPTFEIKYDLKAAQKLMQEAGYGPSKKLTVKTQTSASGSGQMQPLPMNEYLQQALAECYFDVQLDVIEWNTLFTNWRRGAKDPTANGANATNVTYAAMDPFFALVRFLQSSMAPPVSNNWGYINNPKFDELVTKARQTFDPAARDAALADLHAASVDDAAFLYVAHDVSPRAMSPKVKGFVQPKSWFVDFSPVTMAP; encoded by the coding sequence TTGCTGCATATGCGTAACGAGACATCGAAGAAGACGGCCACCGCGTGGCTGCTGGCGACCGCCCTGGTGGTGGGGCTGCCGCAGCTCGCAAGCGCCGAGACCGTGCTGCGGATCGGCATGACGGCGGCCGATATTCCGCGCACGCTCGGGCAACCCGATCAGGGTTTTGAGGGCAACCGCTTCACCGGCCTGACGATGTATGACGGCCTGACGATGTGGGACCTCTCCTCGGCCAGCAAGGCGAGCGTCATGATTCCCGGGCTTGCGACCGAGTGGAAGGTCGATGAGGCCGACAAGAAGAAGTGGACCTTCAAGCTGCGTCCCGGCGTCAAATTCCATGATGGCAGCGACTTCAATGCCGACGCCGTGGTCTGGAACGTCGAGAAGGTGCTGAAGCAGGATGCGCCGCATTTCGACGCCAGCCAGGTCGGCGTCACCGCCTCGCGCATGCCGACGCTGGCCTCGGCGCGCAAGATCGACGACATGACGGTGGAATTGACCACCAAGGAGCCGGACAGTTTTCTGCCGATCAACCTGACCAACCTGTTCATGGCGAGCCCCGCCAAATGGCAGGCATTCTATGACAAGGCTGAAGGTGCCGACGCCAAGGCGAAGTCGCAGGCCGCCTGGGCGGCGTTTGCCAGGGACGCTTCGGGCACCGGCCCCTGGAAGATGTCGAAGTTCACGCCGCGCGAGCGGCTCGAACTGGTCAAGAACGAGGGCTATTGGGACAAGGCCCGCGTGCCCAAGGTCGACCGGATGGTGCTGTTGCCGATGCCGGAAGCAAATGCCCGCACCGCGGCGCTGCTGTCCGGTCAGGTCGACTGGGTCGAGGCACCGGCGCCGGATGCCGTCAAGGAGATTAAGCAGCGCGGCTTCCAGCTTCAGGCCAATGAATCCCCACATGTCTGGCCCTGGCAGTTCTCGCGCATCGAAGGCTCGCCCTGGAACGACATCCGCGTCCGCAAGGCCGCCAATCTCTGCATCGACCGTGAAGGTCTGAAAGAGGGCCTGCTCGCCGGCCTGATGGTGCCGGCCACCGGCACGTTCGAGCCCGGCCATCCCTGGCGCGGAAAGCCGACCTTCGAGATCAAGTATGACCTGAAGGCCGCCCAGAAGCTGATGCAGGAGGCCGGATACGGCCCGAGCAAGAAGCTGACGGTGAAGACCCAGACCTCCGCCTCGGGGTCGGGCCAGATGCAGCCCTTGCCGATGAACGAATATCTGCAGCAGGCACTGGCCGAGTGCTACTTCGACGTCCAGCTCGATGTCATCGAGTGGAACACGCTGTTCACCAACTGGCGCCGCGGCGCCAAGGATCCGACCGCCAACGGCGCCAACGCCACCAACGTCACCTATGCGGCGATGGACCCGTTCTTCGCGCTGGTGCGCTTCCTGCAATCGTCGATGGCGCCGCCGGTCTCGAACAATTGGGGCTACATCAACAACCCCAAGTTCGACGAGCTGGTGACCAAGGCCCGCCAGACCTTCGATCCCGCAGCCCGTGACGCGGCACTCGCCGACCTGCATGCGGCATCCGTCGATGACGCGGCGTTCCTCTACGTCGCCCACGACGTCTCGCCGCGCGCGATGAGCCCGAAGGTCAAGGGTTTTGTGCAGCCGAAGAGCTGGTTCGTCGACTTCTCGCCGGTGACGATGGCGCCGTAG
- a CDS encoding CHASE2 domain-containing protein: MKRLRALPRWFKRRIGYARLLCLLLLIGFAALRVADPAPVEEIRVRTFDAFQRIDPRKKTARPVTIVDIDDKSLEKLGQWPWPRTRIAALVTELTELGAVVIAFDAVFSEPDRLNPAFAADAIPQLDEETRAKLRSLPSNDQIFADAIRKSRVVLGESGLPEEITALDKTLPVTGLAMLGEEPQRFMFEFPGLLRNVPVLEHAAAGRGLFTIKPERDGIVRRVPMIMQAQGQTMPSLTFEMLRVATGSGTILIKAEKAGIKSLGIRGVQIPTDHNGQLWVHYARNDASIYVPAVNVLEKNVAPDMIAGKLVLIGTSAVGLNDIKTTPVSRAMPGVEIHAQVLESALTGAVISQPIYGIVLEFTAAMLFGLLVIAFAPLFGPISLVIVGGAFATVLVGTSAYFYAQHRLLIDFTYPLMSTTAIYLTLIFSSFVREQAQRRQIRSAFGQYLSPALVEQLAQSPEKLVLGGEEREMTIMFSDMRGFTSISETYKNDPQGLTALMNRFLTPLTNAILDRKGTIDKYMGDAIMAFWNAPLDDKHHELNACEAALDMLERVDELNEAREQEAKEEGRPFIPLNAGIGLNTGICVVGNMGSDQRFDYSVFGDSVNLASRLEGQSKEYGFPIIVGSRTALAVKDKFAILELDFIMVKGKKEPEVIYAIAGREDTAQSGRFQRLRNLTIEMLACYRTRDWDGALAAIERGRKTDEANSLELLYNLYEARIRNYLENPPPEDWNGAFALLTK; the protein is encoded by the coding sequence ATGAAGCGACTCCGGGCCTTACCGAGGTGGTTCAAGCGGCGCATCGGCTATGCAAGGCTGCTGTGCCTTTTGCTGCTGATCGGGTTCGCCGCGCTGCGCGTCGCCGATCCGGCGCCGGTCGAGGAAATTCGTGTCAGGACCTTTGACGCCTTCCAGCGCATCGATCCGCGCAAGAAAACGGCGCGGCCGGTCACCATCGTCGATATCGACGACAAGAGCCTCGAGAAGCTCGGGCAGTGGCCATGGCCGCGGACGCGGATCGCAGCGCTCGTCACCGAGCTGACCGAGCTGGGCGCCGTGGTGATCGCCTTCGACGCGGTGTTTTCGGAGCCCGACCGGCTCAATCCCGCCTTCGCGGCCGATGCGATCCCGCAGCTTGACGAGGAGACCCGCGCCAAGCTGCGTTCATTACCGAGCAACGACCAGATATTCGCCGATGCGATCCGCAAGTCGCGCGTCGTGCTCGGCGAGTCCGGCCTGCCGGAGGAAATCACGGCCCTCGACAAGACGCTGCCGGTCACCGGGCTCGCGATGCTGGGCGAGGAGCCGCAACGCTTCATGTTCGAGTTTCCCGGCCTTCTGCGCAACGTCCCGGTGCTGGAGCATGCCGCCGCCGGGCGCGGTCTGTTCACCATCAAGCCGGAGCGCGACGGTATCGTGCGGCGGGTGCCGATGATCATGCAGGCTCAGGGCCAGACGATGCCCTCGCTGACCTTCGAGATGCTCCGCGTCGCCACCGGCTCCGGCACCATCCTGATCAAGGCCGAGAAGGCCGGCATCAAGAGCCTCGGCATCAGGGGCGTCCAGATACCGACCGATCATAACGGCCAGCTCTGGGTTCACTATGCCCGCAACGACGCCTCGATCTACGTTCCTGCCGTCAACGTGCTGGAAAAGAACGTCGCGCCCGACATGATTGCGGGCAAGCTGGTGCTGATCGGCACGTCGGCGGTCGGCCTCAACGACATCAAGACCACGCCGGTGTCGCGCGCCATGCCCGGGGTTGAGATCCATGCCCAGGTGCTGGAGAGCGCGCTGACAGGCGCGGTGATCTCGCAGCCGATCTACGGCATCGTCCTCGAATTTACGGCGGCGATGTTGTTCGGGCTGCTGGTGATTGCGTTCGCGCCGCTGTTCGGTCCGATCTCGCTGGTCATCGTCGGCGGTGCGTTTGCAACCGTTCTGGTCGGAACATCAGCGTATTTCTACGCGCAGCACCGCTTGCTGATCGATTTCACCTATCCCCTGATGTCGACTACCGCGATCTATCTTACGCTGATCTTTTCCTCCTTCGTGCGCGAGCAGGCCCAGCGGCGGCAGATACGTTCCGCTTTCGGCCAGTATCTGTCGCCGGCGCTGGTCGAGCAGCTCGCGCAGTCGCCAGAAAAGCTGGTTCTCGGCGGCGAGGAGCGCGAGATGACCATCATGTTCTCCGACATGCGCGGCTTCACCTCGATCTCGGAGACCTACAAGAACGATCCACAGGGCCTCACCGCGCTGATGAACCGTTTCCTCACGCCGCTGACCAACGCGATTCTCGATCGCAAGGGCACCATCGACAAATACATGGGCGATGCCATCATGGCGTTCTGGAACGCGCCGCTGGACGACAAGCATCACGAGCTCAACGCCTGCGAGGCGGCGCTCGACATGCTGGAGCGCGTCGACGAACTCAACGAGGCGCGCGAGCAGGAGGCCAAGGAAGAGGGGCGTCCGTTCATTCCGCTCAATGCCGGCATCGGGCTCAATACCGGCATCTGCGTGGTCGGCAATATGGGCTCCGACCAGCGCTTCGACTATTCGGTGTTCGGCGACAGCGTCAATCTGGCCTCGCGCCTCGAGGGGCAATCGAAGGAATACGGCTTTCCGATCATCGTCGGCTCCAGGACCGCGCTGGCGGTCAAGGACAAGTTCGCCATCCTCGAACTCGACTTCATCATGGTGAAGGGCAAGAAGGAGCCGGAGGTGATTTACGCCATCGCCGGCCGCGAGGACACCGCGCAGTCCGGCCGCTTCCAGCGCCTGCGCAACCTGACCATCGAGATGCTCGCCTGCTACCGCACCCGCGATTGGGACGGCGCGCTGGCCGCGATCGAGCGCGGCCGCAAGACCGACGAGGCAAATTCGCTGGAGCTGCTCTACAATTTGTACGAAGCCCGGATTCGCAACTATCTCGAAAACCCGCCGCCGGAAGACTGGAATGGCGCATTTGCGCTGCTGACGAAGTGA